Proteins encoded by one window of Lactobacillus sp. ESL0684:
- a CDS encoding Cof-type HAD-IIB family hydrolase, with protein sequence MIKLIATDMDGTWLTDEKTYDEELFLREFKIMQERDIKFVVASGNQYENLVTRFPQVVDQLYFIAENGALVAKGKQVIHVDNLSTTDWQTLLGLTHEYDEKATVSGLLGAYILAKDGPEYAKELAKYYEKLTVVSDFDHLDDKIFKVTFDVAADKLPDMLVELKQKHPELGFVAGSAESIDMSTKGMNKAVGLEYLSKKLGINPKEMVAFGDSGNDVGMLKYAGRSFATSTAMASAKQAADQIIGSSNDSAVQKEIWKLLKD encoded by the coding sequence ATGATTAAACTAATTGCAACAGATATGGATGGCACGTGGCTAACTGATGAGAAAACCTATGATGAAGAACTCTTTTTGCGGGAGTTCAAGATTATGCAAGAGCGTGATATTAAGTTTGTCGTTGCCAGTGGTAACCAATATGAAAATTTAGTTACTCGGTTTCCCCAAGTAGTCGATCAGCTGTATTTTATAGCTGAAAATGGCGCATTAGTTGCCAAAGGTAAGCAAGTTATTCATGTTGATAATCTTTCTACTACTGATTGGCAGACTTTACTAGGCTTAACACATGAATATGATGAAAAAGCAACGGTTTCTGGCTTATTAGGGGCTTATATATTAGCAAAAGATGGTCCAGAATATGCCAAAGAATTGGCTAAATATTATGAAAAATTAACGGTTGTTTCTGACTTTGACCATTTGGACGATAAAATCTTTAAAGTTACTTTTGATGTAGCAGCAGACAAATTGCCAGATATGCTTGTGGAACTAAAACAAAAGCATCCTGAATTAGGGTTTGTGGCTGGTTCTGCCGAGTCAATTGATATGTCGACTAAAGGAATGAATAAAGCGGTTGGGTTGGAATATTTGAGTAAAAAGCTGGGTATTAACCCTAAAGAGATGGTTGCTTTTGGTGATAGTGGCAATGATGTTGGGATGCTGAAATATGCTGGCAGGAGTTTTGCCACCAGTACGGCAATGGCTAGTGCTAAGCAGGCGGCTGATCAAATTATCGGTTCAAGCAATGATAGTGCTGTGCAAAAAGAAATTTGGAAATTATTAAAGGATTGA
- a CDS encoding phosphomevalonate kinase, translated as MITEQAPGKLYIAGEYAVLEQDCPAILVAVNQFIRVSITKSKSTTGTIHSKQYSQDSIHWVRRGAKMVIDNRDNPFEYILAAISYTESFCLEQNINMEVYDLHINSDLDSPDGKKYGLGSSAAVTVATVKAILRFYGVSFSNELVYKLSAIAHYSVQQNGSAGDIAASVYGGWLAYQTFDRDWLAEELAHKSLSAVLSEAWPGLKIQLLTPPQGLNLKIGWSHQPASTSRLVDATNANKADVSTQYQHFLTASRECVLQMIAGFEHNNINLIKQQIRINRQLLQNFAQMTQIAIEIPRLSKLINIAEEFGGAAKTSGAGNGDCGIVIADPDTDVNALEAAWRQNGILPLNFHVHQVKLVH; from the coding sequence TTGATAACAGAACAAGCACCCGGAAAATTATATATCGCTGGTGAATATGCCGTCTTAGAACAAGACTGTCCCGCTATTTTAGTTGCGGTTAATCAATTTATTCGGGTTTCAATTACTAAAAGCAAGTCAACTACTGGAACCATTCATTCTAAGCAATACTCTCAAGACTCGATCCATTGGGTCAGACGTGGCGCTAAGATGGTCATCGATAATCGTGATAATCCATTTGAATATATTCTAGCTGCCATTTCATATACCGAAAGCTTCTGCTTAGAGCAGAACATTAACATGGAAGTCTATGATTTGCACATTAATTCTGACTTGGATTCACCTGATGGTAAAAAGTACGGTCTAGGATCGAGTGCAGCCGTTACAGTAGCAACAGTTAAAGCAATTTTACGATTTTATGGCGTCTCCTTTAGCAATGAATTAGTTTACAAACTTTCAGCAATTGCTCACTATTCAGTTCAGCAAAATGGTTCAGCTGGAGATATTGCCGCTAGCGTTTATGGGGGTTGGTTAGCTTACCAAACTTTTGATAGAGATTGGTTGGCTGAAGAACTGGCACATAAATCGTTATCCGCAGTATTGAGCGAAGCTTGGCCTGGCCTAAAAATCCAATTATTGACCCCACCACAAGGACTAAATTTAAAGATCGGTTGGAGTCATCAACCCGCATCTACTTCTCGTTTAGTTGATGCAACTAACGCTAATAAAGCTGATGTAAGTACCCAATATCAGCATTTCTTAACTGCTTCACGTGAGTGTGTTTTGCAAATGATTGCTGGTTTTGAGCATAATAATATCAATTTAATCAAGCAACAAATTCGGATTAATCGACAACTATTACAAAATTTTGCACAAATGACGCAAATCGCCATTGAAATCCCACGTTTATCCAAATTAATTAATATTGCCGAAGAATTTGGTGGTGCAGCCAAAACTTCCGGTGCTGGTAATGGTGATTGCGGAATTGTAATTGCCGATCCAGATACTGATGTGAATGCCCTAGAAGCTGCCTGGCGTCAAAATGGAATCTTGCCACTAAATTTTCATGTACATCAAGTAAAACTGGTACATTAA
- the mvaD gene encoding diphosphomevalonate decarboxylase, translating into MTKTIRAHTNIALIKYWGKADSQLRLPLMSSLSMTLDKFYTDTQITNSSTTNEFYLNGSKQTGNSAQRVFTYIKKLQAKFGVSGNLIVKSTNHVPTAAGLASSSSAFAALAGAFCEHYHIKVSQTELSRLARLGSGSASRSIFGGFAIWQKGTTDESSYAYALTEKPKMDLQLLAIELNQLPKDLPSTAGMQQAQTSPFFKPWLARNEAELNTMINAIKANDFSSLGQQAELNAMEMHAINLSANPGFTYFEPNTLRAIKLVQQLRNSGIECYCTIDAGPNVKVLCQLRNVKEITSRFMSEFQNVKIIHASFGTGISCLN; encoded by the coding sequence ATGACTAAAACGATTCGTGCTCATACTAATATCGCGCTCATCAAGTATTGGGGTAAAGCTGATAGCCAATTACGATTACCATTAATGTCTAGCTTATCAATGACTTTAGATAAGTTTTATACTGATACGCAGATTACCAATAGTTCTACTACCAACGAGTTCTATCTTAACGGCAGCAAACAAACCGGTAACAGTGCTCAGCGTGTCTTTACCTACATAAAAAAATTACAAGCAAAATTCGGCGTTAGCGGAAATTTAATAGTTAAATCCACCAATCACGTTCCTACTGCGGCTGGTTTAGCCTCTTCTAGTTCCGCATTCGCGGCATTGGCCGGAGCTTTTTGTGAGCATTACCACATTAAAGTCAGTCAAACAGAACTATCACGGCTTGCACGGCTTGGCTCTGGATCTGCTAGTCGCTCAATTTTTGGTGGTTTTGCGATTTGGCAAAAAGGTACAACCGATGAGTCGTCTTACGCTTATGCCCTAACCGAAAAACCGAAAATGGATTTACAGTTGCTAGCAATTGAACTCAACCAATTGCCTAAAGACTTGCCATCAACTGCCGGAATGCAGCAAGCTCAGACGTCACCTTTTTTTAAGCCGTGGCTTGCTCGTAATGAAGCAGAACTAAATACGATGATCAACGCGATTAAAGCCAATGATTTTTCTAGCTTAGGTCAACAAGCAGAATTGAATGCAATGGAAATGCACGCCATTAATCTATCTGCCAATCCTGGTTTTACCTATTTTGAACCCAATACTCTGCGTGCAATTAAGCTAGTTCAACAATTGCGTAATTCGGGCATTGAATGTTACTGCACAATTGATGCTGGACCTAACGTAAAAGTGCTCTGTCAATTAAGAAATGTAAAAGAAATTACATCCCGGTTTATGTCTGAATTCCAGAATGTTAAGATAATACATGCGAGTTTTGGCACTGGTATTTCGTGCCTCAACTAA
- the fni gene encoding type 2 isopentenyl-diphosphate Delta-isomerase: MSIRSNRKEEHLALAQKFFDAKQKNSFDQMHLLRPALPESKAALATIKTSMFGKSVNAPFFINAMTGGSPKSLAINRTLGQIAGKTKIALALGSASILVKEPDQLASFYVAREANPDGVIIVNVNALTKPHDAQKIVTELAADALQIHLNTVQEIAMPEGDRDFYWLDNLKQIRQTVTVPIIIKEVGFGLDAASIRLLKESGFNLFDLAGSGGTNFAQIENARNNHDVSYLADIGLPTVIATMMAAREETDFIVSGGIRNPLDIFKGLCLGGKYVGIANTFLQAMQEHGSQYLLELIEGWQEELANLLAIYGQHDLEHLTELKQYYDLPLKSLIEQLL, translated from the coding sequence ATGTCAATTAGATCTAACCGCAAAGAAGAGCATTTAGCTTTAGCACAAAAGTTTTTTGATGCAAAACAAAAAAATAGCTTTGATCAAATGCATCTTCTGCGTCCTGCCTTACCAGAAAGCAAAGCTGCCTTAGCTACTATTAAGACATCAATGTTTGGAAAATCAGTTAATGCTCCCTTTTTTATCAACGCAATGACGGGTGGTTCTCCTAAGTCACTAGCAATCAATCGTACTCTAGGTCAAATCGCTGGTAAAACTAAAATCGCTTTGGCACTTGGGTCTGCGAGTATCTTGGTTAAAGAACCAGATCAATTGGCTAGTTTTTACGTAGCTCGTGAAGCCAATCCTGATGGCGTAATAATCGTTAACGTTAATGCATTAACCAAACCACATGATGCTCAAAAAATAGTTACCGAATTAGCTGCTGATGCACTGCAAATTCATCTTAATACTGTTCAAGAAATTGCTATGCCTGAAGGTGACCGTGATTTTTACTGGTTAGACAATCTTAAACAAATTAGACAAACGGTAACTGTGCCAATTATTATTAAAGAAGTTGGCTTTGGCCTAGACGCGGCTAGCATTCGGCTACTTAAGGAGTCAGGCTTTAATTTGTTTGATTTAGCTGGTAGTGGTGGTACTAATTTTGCCCAAATTGAAAATGCTCGAAATAATCATGATGTGTCTTATTTAGCAGATATTGGCTTACCGACTGTTATAGCCACAATGATGGCAGCACGCGAAGAGACTGACTTTATCGTTTCCGGTGGCATCCGTAACCCATTAGATATTTTTAAAGGACTTTGCCTAGGTGGAAAATACGTGGGAATTGCTAATACATTCTTACAAGCAATGCAGGAACACGGCAGTCAATATTTGTTAGAACTGATTGAGGGTTGGCAAGAAGAATTAGCCAATCTCCTGGCAATCTATGGCCAACATGATCTTGAGCATTTGACCGAACTTAAGCAATACTATGACTTACCTTTAAAAAGTTTAATTGAGCAATTATTATGA
- a CDS encoding MFS transporter: protein MKQYKNIYYLINILYNAGVTVWSGTIYLFMHKVGYPYGEINLFLAIFWIITFVAEIPSGYIADHFGYLHTIQFSAVIRAVGLLILIIPIANIPILIISGILTALGDSLQSGTMQSWIANKAAVNNKKAELGDIYSNYNIVSTPVSMAVGFVGANVLGNLNLAYPLIVGALLLAITAIVLIFLLKFDSRDIGVAKAELKKFNLINDVKSVISQESGTFKLILLFLPIDFITYSPYTQWQLYFQQGKEVKTGFILVAIDLVGILGSFIYKRINHKKFKQLNIIIFSVVLAAITILISVSLKQFYYFSVAFFLLHITFYNVRLLAQNTLLQTNIKTEASRATIISVDNALEAAVYLVILAINSYISDHFNIGAAWVVLTLIGIVLFAIALIVYRNNRLKERHK from the coding sequence ATGAAGCAATATAAAAATATCTATTATTTGATAAATATTCTGTACAATGCAGGTGTAACGGTGTGGAGCGGCACCATCTATTTGTTTATGCATAAGGTTGGCTATCCATATGGCGAAATCAATTTATTTTTAGCCATCTTTTGGATAATAACTTTTGTTGCAGAAATCCCATCAGGCTACATTGCAGATCATTTTGGCTATCTGCACACCATTCAGTTTAGTGCGGTTATTAGAGCAGTAGGCTTATTGATCTTGATTATCCCGATTGCTAATATTCCTATATTAATAATAAGTGGCATTCTGACAGCCCTAGGTGATTCACTGCAGTCTGGAACTATGCAATCATGGATTGCCAATAAAGCAGCCGTAAATAATAAAAAGGCTGAACTAGGAGATATTTATTCAAATTATAATATAGTATCAACTCCAGTAAGTATGGCCGTTGGTTTTGTCGGTGCAAACGTGTTAGGAAATCTTAATTTGGCCTATCCGCTAATTGTGGGAGCTTTGCTTTTGGCAATAACTGCTATTGTACTGATCTTTTTACTGAAGTTTGATAGTCGTGATATAGGTGTAGCTAAAGCAGAGTTAAAAAAGTTTAACTTGATAAATGATGTTAAAAGTGTAATAAGTCAAGAATCGGGTACCTTTAAATTAATTTTATTGTTTTTGCCAATAGACTTTATTACCTATAGTCCATATACGCAGTGGCAATTATATTTTCAGCAGGGCAAAGAGGTCAAGACCGGTTTTATTTTAGTAGCAATCGATTTAGTTGGGATTTTAGGTTCGTTTATTTATAAAAGAATTAATCATAAAAAATTTAAGCAGCTCAATATCATTATATTTTCTGTTGTATTAGCAGCGATTACTATTTTGATTTCGGTATCATTGAAGCAGTTTTATTATTTTTCAGTGGCATTTTTCTTGCTCCATATCACATTCTATAATGTGCGATTATTAGCGCAAAATACCCTTTTGCAAACAAATATTAAGACAGAAGCAAGTCGGGCTACCATTATTTCTGTTGATAATGCTCTTGAAGCCGCAGTTTATTTAGTTATTTTAGCTATCAATAGTTACATTTCAGATCATTTTAATATCGGCGCTGCTTGGGTTGTTTTAACTCTAATCGGCATTGTTCTATTTGCGATTGCTTTGATTGTCTATAGAAATAATCGCTTAAAAGAAAGGCATAAATGA
- a CDS encoding SAM-dependent methyltransferase codes for MTNFLNKINQLDAMLEQKEVHAQVQELNKIVATVKQRAILPAAPRPLGFLPDELAGLSEQGAPADQLKIINQLLNSLRQFLSINYGLWSLPNKITATAIKQQLNVHSALEIMAGNACWTKALSEAGVTTVATDSLEWSKTSSTGSQPFSKVIQLNAPNAIKQFNRVDLILCSWAPNFNQADLAAVRAWERYNPSAHLLFIGEKNGVTNSKQFWQKQNFNSTQELKLINQTFLSYDFINEQIFEIEHEI; via the coding sequence ATGACAAATTTTTTAAACAAAATTAACCAACTAGATGCAATGCTTGAGCAAAAAGAGGTACATGCGCAAGTTCAAGAACTTAATAAGATAGTTGCTACTGTTAAGCAACGAGCAATTTTGCCGGCAGCTCCGCGACCCTTAGGTTTTTTACCAGATGAATTAGCTGGTTTAAGCGAGCAGGGAGCACCAGCAGATCAATTAAAGATAATTAACCAACTGTTAAACAGTTTGCGCCAATTCTTATCAATCAATTATGGGCTGTGGTCACTGCCCAATAAAATAACAGCTACAGCAATTAAACAGCAATTGAATGTGCATTCGGCTTTAGAAATTATGGCAGGCAATGCGTGTTGGACCAAAGCACTAAGTGAGGCAGGTGTAACGACAGTTGCGACTGATTCTTTAGAATGGTCTAAGACATCGTCGACTGGCAGTCAGCCATTTAGTAAGGTGATACAATTAAATGCGCCAAATGCAATTAAGCAGTTTAATCGAGTCGATTTGATTCTGTGCTCTTGGGCGCCTAATTTTAATCAAGCAGATTTGGCGGCTGTTCGTGCATGGGAAAGGTATAATCCATCCGCTCATTTGCTTTTTATTGGCGAAAAAAACGGCGTCACTAATTCAAAGCAATTTTGGCAGAAGCAAAACTTTAATTCAACGCAAGAATTAAAGCTGATCAATCAAACCTTTCTAAGCTACGATTTTATTAATGAACAAATATTTGAGATAGAACATGAAATTTAA
- the mvk gene encoding mevalonate kinase, with product MKCSYSAHGKVILIGEHSVVYGYNALALPITSLQITATVEPSKQVWLSTGKYQGPFFAAPDEYNGLKFVVKTLLAKAIKEPPVKITYTGEIPIERGLGSSATVALATTKALGEYLTLNLTESDVMAITNQAEMINHGKASGIDAATVNSDLPIFFNPQTGAHSLPAKLKATLLIMDTGELGNTKQAVTQVRQQTNKSQTAQDNIKLLGQLTDVAKVAWLRQDQTKLGQVFNEAQAILHSFNLSTKKIDNLNTIALNSQALGFKLSGSGLGGIVIALCPNSAIAQTIALKSQGLITNYWIEEI from the coding sequence ATGAAATGTAGTTATTCAGCACATGGCAAAGTCATTCTGATTGGTGAGCATTCCGTAGTCTATGGCTATAACGCCTTAGCGCTGCCAATCACCTCACTACAAATTACAGCCACCGTTGAACCTAGCAAACAAGTTTGGTTATCAACTGGGAAATATCAGGGGCCATTTTTTGCTGCACCAGATGAATATAATGGCCTAAAGTTTGTGGTTAAAACGCTGCTAGCAAAGGCTATCAAGGAACCACCAGTCAAGATTACTTATACCGGAGAGATCCCGATTGAACGGGGATTGGGTTCCAGTGCAACAGTAGCCTTAGCCACTACGAAAGCTCTAGGAGAATATTTGACACTTAATTTAACTGAGTCAGACGTGATGGCTATCACCAACCAAGCAGAAATGATTAATCACGGCAAAGCCTCAGGTATTGACGCTGCTACCGTTAATTCTGATTTGCCAATCTTTTTTAATCCGCAAACTGGAGCGCATTCCCTGCCAGCTAAACTTAAGGCTACATTGTTAATTATGGATACAGGTGAACTGGGGAATACTAAACAAGCAGTAACCCAAGTACGTCAGCAGACTAACAAGTCCCAAACAGCTCAAGATAATATAAAGCTATTAGGACAATTAACAGATGTTGCCAAAGTCGCTTGGCTTAGACAGGACCAAACTAAGTTAGGGCAAGTCTTTAATGAGGCTCAGGCTATTTTGCATTCTTTTAATTTATCAACCAAAAAAATCGACAATCTAAATACCATTGCGCTAAATTCTCAAGCATTAGGCTTTAAACTATCTGGCAGTGGACTTGGAGGCATCGTGATTGCTCTCTGCCCAAATTCCGCAATTGCCCAAACAATCGCCTTAAAGAGTCAAGGCTTAATTACCAATTATTGGATCGAGGAAATTTAA
- a CDS encoding RsmB/NOP family class I SAM-dependent RNA methyltransferase, producing MRELPSKFVSKYQALLGKNDAAALFTAIASPSKKAFRVNPLKSTAKQFTDSQVVPVPGITEAYYGQVSGQDPEWISGLVYSQEPAAMFPGQIADVKAGERVLDLCAAPGGKSLFLGEKLQDQGLLVANEISTARAKTLRENIERWGLVNVLVTNEGPAKLASKFTHFFDKIVVDAPCSGEGMFRKNSAAMDYWSPEYVLTCQKRQQEILTAAVKMLRPGGQLIYSTCTFSPEEDEQVVSWLVEQFDFKIMPLEIVAGSRAGRPEWGQQLPDLAGTLRFWPQDNLGEGQYVAKLRAPLVDVTPTTENKPKKRQHKHKPTELSKGDNKLVAEILEQFNLPVCLTNWQNLCQVSNDHVFLPAYKGQNLGLKILKNGLELGVLKKKRFEPGQQLAQVLNGVPQERVIDLNQDEYASYLHGETIASKSKLRGFVLISYHGLIFSFGKMTGNGILKNFYPKGLRTIKKGYLN from the coding sequence GTGCGGGAATTACCAAGTAAGTTCGTTAGTAAATATCAAGCATTGCTGGGGAAAAACGACGCAGCAGCTTTATTTACTGCAATAGCAAGTCCCAGTAAAAAAGCCTTTCGGGTTAATCCTTTAAAAAGTACTGCAAAACAATTTACTGATTCGCAAGTGGTACCGGTACCAGGGATTACAGAAGCATACTATGGACAAGTTAGTGGTCAGGATCCTGAATGGATTAGCGGTCTAGTTTATTCACAAGAACCAGCGGCTATGTTTCCTGGTCAAATTGCTGATGTTAAAGCTGGAGAACGTGTGCTCGATCTGTGTGCTGCACCAGGTGGTAAGAGCTTATTCTTAGGCGAAAAATTACAAGATCAAGGATTATTGGTTGCTAATGAAATTTCAACAGCTAGAGCCAAAACCTTGCGGGAAAATATCGAGCGTTGGGGCTTAGTAAATGTATTAGTTACTAATGAGGGTCCGGCAAAATTAGCTAGCAAATTTACACACTTTTTTGATAAAATAGTGGTTGATGCCCCGTGCAGTGGGGAAGGTATGTTTCGCAAGAATTCAGCAGCAATGGACTATTGGTCACCGGAATATGTCTTAACTTGTCAAAAACGGCAACAAGAGATTTTGACTGCAGCAGTAAAAATGCTTAGGCCGGGTGGTCAACTAATATATTCTACGTGCACTTTTTCGCCGGAAGAAGACGAACAGGTTGTATCTTGGTTAGTTGAGCAATTTGATTTTAAGATTATGCCCCTTGAAATAGTTGCAGGTTCTCGGGCAGGTCGACCTGAGTGGGGTCAGCAATTACCAGACTTAGCGGGTACGTTACGGTTTTGGCCACAAGATAATTTAGGGGAAGGACAATATGTGGCCAAACTCAGGGCACCTCTGGTCGACGTTACGCCAACAACTGAAAATAAACCTAAAAAGCGCCAACACAAACATAAACCAACTGAATTGTCTAAAGGTGACAATAAGTTAGTAGCTGAGATACTTGAGCAATTCAATTTGCCAGTATGTTTGACTAATTGGCAAAATTTATGTCAGGTTAGCAATGATCACGTTTTTCTGCCAGCATACAAAGGCCAAAATTTAGGTTTAAAGATTTTAAAGAATGGTTTAGAATTAGGTGTTCTCAAGAAAAAGCGCTTCGAACCAGGCCAACAATTAGCCCAAGTGTTAAATGGGGTGCCTCAAGAGCGGGTAATTGACTTGAATCAAGATGAGTATGCCAGCTATTTACATGGAGAAACAATAGCAAGTAAGAGTAAATTACGTGGCTTTGTTTTGATTAGTTATCATGGATTAATTTTTAGTTTTGGCAAAATGACTGGTAATGGTATCTTAAAGAATTTTTATCCCAAAGGACTGCGAACGATTAAGAAAGGATATTTAAATTAA